A region of Epinephelus fuscoguttatus linkage group LG1, E.fuscoguttatus.final_Chr_v1 DNA encodes the following proteins:
- the wnt2ba gene encoding wingless-type MMTV integration site family, member 2Ba, translating into MRRRNMFCLMKSRSLSDSSRAMGIRHGTKVQHHSKPISKIYFFFILLLLIFTPRVDSSWWYIGALGARVICDNIPGLVNKQRQLCQRHPDLMQSIGEGAKEWIKECQHQFRHHRWNCSTLDRDHTVFGRVMLRSSREAAFVYAISSAGVVYAITRACSQGELKICNCDGQKRGRASDDRGSFDWGGCSDNINYGIKFAKAFVDARERMVKDARALMNLHNNRCGRMAVKRFMKLECKCHGVSGSCSLRTCWLAMSDFRRTGDYLRKKYNTAIEVTMNQDGTGFMVADKDFKGSTKNELVYVENSPDYCLTDRAAGSLGTAGRVCNKSSRGTDGCEVMCCGRGYDTMRVKRVTKCECKFKWCCAVECKDCEEVVDVHTCKPHKRPDWLDIT; encoded by the exons ATGAGAAGGAGAAACATGTTTTGTCTGATGAAATCTCGGAGCTTATCAGACAGCAGCAGGGCTATGGGGATCAGACATGGGACAAAAGTCCAGCATCACTCCAAACCCATCTCTAAAATAtacttcttttttattctgCTCCTGCTTATTTTTACACCCAGAGTGGATTCATCGTGGTG GTACATCGGAGCGCTGGGTGCTCGGGTGATCTGCGACAACATTCCCGGCCTGGTGAACAAGCAGCGGCAGCTGTGCCAGCGGCACCCAGACCTGATGCAGTCCATCGGCGAGGGAGCCAAAGAGTGGATCAAAGAGTGTCAGCACCAGTTCAGACACCACCGCTGGAACTGCAGCACGCTGGACCGGGACCACACTGTGTTTGGCCGGGTGATGCTGCGAA GCAGCCGTGAGGCAGCGTTCGTCTACGCCATCTCTTCAGCAGGAGTGGTGTATGCCATTACCAGGGCCTGCAGTCAGGGGGAGCTAAAGATCTGCAACTGCGACGGCCAAAAGCGAGGGCGAGCGAGTGACGACAGGGGCAGTTTCGACTGGGGCGGATGCAGCGACAACATCAACTACGGCATAAAATTTGCCAAGGCCTTTGTGGATGCTCGAGAGAGGATGGTTAAAGACGCTCGTGCTCTGATGAACCTGCACAACAACCGGTGTGGTCGGATG GCAGTGAAGCGCTTTATGAAGCTGGAGTGCAAGTGTCATGGGGTCAGTGGCTCCTGTTCTCTGAGGACCTGCTGGCTCGCCATGTCGGACTTCAGGCGAACTGGAGACTACCTTCGCAAGAAGTACAACACAGCCATCGAGGTGACCATGAACCAGGACGGGACGGGCTTTATGGTGGCTGACAAGGACTTCAAGGGAAGCACCAAGAACGAGTTAGTGTATGTCGAGAACTCACCAGATTACTGTCTCACGGACCGCGCAGCAG GTTCCTTGGGCACAGCAGGCAGAGTGTGCAACAAATCCTCCAGAGGCACAGACGGCTGCGAGGTCATGTGCTGTGGGCGGGGCTACGACACCATGCGTGTCAAACGTGTCACCAAGTGCGAGTGCAAGTTCAAGTGGTGCTGCGCTGTGGAGTGTAAAGACTGCGAGGAAGTGGTGGACGTTCACACCTGCAAGCCCCACAAGCGACCCGATTGGTTGGACATAACCTAA